Proteins co-encoded in one Schaalia radingae genomic window:
- a CDS encoding molybdopterin molybdotransferase MoeA, protein MKDVADHYRDVVALGEPLPESTVPIDEALGRVLVEDIRARFAVPPFTNSAMDGFAVRADEVREGHALRVSDDIPAGRTDIPVLPACCAIRIMTGAPMPEGADAVIPVENTQDAGANMAPDPPARIVPTATVPAGANVRRRGEDINEGDLLYPSGTHLTAAHLSALVSVGYGQVAVRSQVRVGVITTGEELREAGADLALGQIPDSNSILLAGMVREAGAVPLVRAFHADTVEDFMRDLQDILDQVDLLITAGGVSAGAFDVVKAALRAYGVEFVKVGMQPGKPQGCGVLEPAGHSARRIPILCLPGNPVSVFVSWHLFAVPLMRALAGEPPVDFDALFTTVRAGTGWSRKPGRVQFLPVTARERKVTIGECNRDERGTVAPDGVLIYPSSHGGSKSHFVASLAGAAALARVPAERAKVEAGDLVDVMWLGRAR, encoded by the coding sequence ATGAAAGACGTTGCCGATCATTATCGCGACGTGGTGGCCTTGGGCGAGCCTCTTCCGGAAAGTACTGTTCCCATCGACGAAGCTCTGGGGCGAGTTCTGGTTGAGGACATCCGCGCACGCTTCGCCGTCCCACCGTTCACAAACTCCGCGATGGACGGTTTTGCCGTGCGTGCTGACGAGGTACGCGAGGGCCACGCACTGCGTGTCTCAGACGATATTCCCGCCGGCCGCACTGATATTCCAGTTCTTCCCGCGTGCTGCGCCATACGCATCATGACAGGTGCGCCGATGCCGGAGGGCGCCGACGCGGTGATCCCGGTTGAAAACACACAGGACGCCGGAGCCAACATGGCGCCAGATCCGCCCGCCCGGATTGTTCCAACCGCGACAGTTCCTGCAGGCGCAAATGTGCGCAGACGCGGTGAGGACATCAACGAGGGCGACCTGCTCTATCCTTCAGGAACGCACCTGACCGCAGCTCACCTGTCCGCCCTCGTCTCTGTGGGATACGGGCAGGTGGCGGTACGTTCACAGGTGCGTGTCGGAGTGATCACGACGGGGGAGGAGCTGCGCGAGGCTGGAGCTGACCTTGCCCTCGGACAGATCCCGGACTCCAACTCAATCCTGCTGGCAGGCATGGTCCGTGAAGCCGGTGCGGTGCCGTTGGTCCGCGCATTCCACGCCGATACAGTGGAAGATTTCATGAGGGATCTGCAGGATATCCTCGACCAGGTTGACCTGCTCATCACGGCAGGCGGCGTTTCGGCCGGCGCGTTTGACGTGGTCAAAGCCGCTTTGCGGGCATACGGCGTGGAGTTCGTGAAGGTGGGGATGCAGCCGGGTAAGCCCCAGGGATGTGGTGTGCTCGAGCCTGCGGGTCATTCTGCGCGCCGCATCCCGATTCTGTGCCTGCCTGGCAATCCCGTCAGCGTTTTCGTCTCCTGGCACCTGTTTGCCGTGCCGCTGATGCGCGCGCTCGCCGGTGAGCCTCCCGTCGATTTTGATGCACTGTTTACCACGGTTCGCGCAGGTACCGGTTGGTCACGCAAACCTGGCCGCGTACAGTTTCTGCCGGTCACTGCCCGCGAGCGGAAAGTTACGATTGGGGAGTGCAACAGGGACGAGCGTGGCACTGTCGCACCTGATGGCGTGCTGATCTACCCGTCCAGCCACGGCGGCTCGAAGTCTCATTTTGTGGCCTCCCTTGCCGGTGCAGCCGCTCTGGCGCGCGTGCCGGCTGAACGTGCGAAGGTGGAGGCTGGCGATCTGGTTGATGTGATGTGGTTAGGGAGGGCGCGATGA
- the moaC gene encoding cyclic pyranopterin monophosphate synthase MoaC, producing the protein MKLTHLNEDGSAFMVDVTAKKPTVREATAIGEVECSPKIMQTLRDGTVPKGDVLAVARIAGIAAAKKVPDLLPLAHVIGVHGCEVDLELGADRVLIRATVRTADRTGVEMEALTAVSVAALAIIDMVKGVDRSARITNCQIIHKAGGRSGDWYRPGFEPDAG; encoded by the coding sequence ATGAAACTGACGCATCTGAATGAAGACGGCAGTGCTTTCATGGTGGACGTCACCGCCAAGAAGCCAACCGTTCGAGAAGCAACAGCTATTGGCGAGGTTGAGTGCTCACCGAAGATCATGCAGACGCTACGCGACGGAACCGTCCCCAAGGGCGATGTGCTGGCAGTGGCGCGCATTGCGGGAATCGCGGCGGCAAAGAAGGTGCCTGACTTGCTGCCGTTGGCTCATGTCATCGGCGTGCACGGCTGCGAAGTGGATCTTGAACTGGGCGCGGACCGGGTGCTGATTCGCGCAACGGTCCGAACTGCAGATCGCACGGGAGTGGAGATGGAGGCGCTTACCGCTGTTTCGGTGGCCGCATTGGCGATTATTGACATGGTGAAAGGCGTTGATCGTTCAGCCAGAATCACCAACTGCCAGATCATCCACAAGGCTGGCGGGCGGTCGGGCGACTGGTATCGCCCCGGATTTGAGCCTGACGCTGGCTGA
- a CDS encoding ABC transporter permease, with protein sequence MKLKYAPWLTAPGILAALFLVFPLLTIFVQTPWTDFGRFISTDISQDALWLSLKTCGVSVALCVCLGVPLAFVLANLPDVWWTRLLRTIVTLPMMLPPVVAGLALLLTWGRRGLLGQHLSVIGIEIGFTSIAVVMAQTFVAMPFLISSLEGAIRTRGNEYDEAARALGASRTRTFFHVTLPVMFPSILSAAAMSFSRALGEFGATITFAGSLQGTTQTMPLAIYLQRQSSTEEALALSVVLLTMAIVILFGANLLAVHLPGVRPATERKPYSDHAQRIDEDALDTPLPDENKTDSVDHSKVDSTTATAARPSSSTDIDVDAEVAQRGVMLKVHIPGGQMTAVMGPNGSGKSTLLGLISGTVTASSGGVTFSQPSPRIVLLQQKPLLFPHMSVLKNVEFGLGSCGASRADARRRAMAELRAVRMDGLADRRSTQLSGGQAQRAAIARAMALDPDIVLLDEPMAGLDERSAQSVRTELERRMRTSPFTGVLVTHDPEDAEQLADFNVLIRHGRVDRAESVDSAS encoded by the coding sequence GTGAAACTGAAATACGCGCCGTGGCTGACGGCACCGGGGATCCTGGCCGCACTGTTCCTGGTATTCCCGCTGCTCACGATCTTTGTTCAGACGCCGTGGACTGATTTTGGCCGCTTCATTTCCACTGATATTTCTCAGGATGCCCTCTGGCTGTCACTGAAAACGTGCGGAGTATCGGTCGCGCTGTGCGTGTGTCTGGGCGTTCCCCTCGCATTCGTCCTGGCGAATCTGCCGGATGTGTGGTGGACGCGGTTGCTGCGCACAATCGTCACCCTGCCGATGATGTTGCCGCCGGTGGTGGCTGGCTTGGCGCTGCTGCTCACCTGGGGGCGGCGTGGCCTGCTCGGCCAGCACCTGTCGGTGATCGGCATCGAAATCGGCTTCACCTCCATCGCGGTTGTCATGGCGCAGACCTTCGTCGCCATGCCGTTCCTCATCTCCTCTCTTGAGGGTGCGATCCGCACCCGTGGAAACGAATACGACGAAGCCGCCCGCGCGCTCGGCGCCTCGCGTACCCGTACGTTCTTCCACGTCACCTTGCCCGTCATGTTCCCGTCGATCCTGTCAGCAGCTGCCATGTCATTCTCTCGCGCGCTGGGCGAATTCGGTGCGACGATCACATTCGCAGGCTCGCTGCAGGGCACCACCCAAACCATGCCGCTCGCCATTTACCTGCAGCGTCAGTCCTCCACAGAAGAAGCGCTCGCCCTGTCAGTCGTCCTTCTCACCATGGCAATCGTCATTCTGTTCGGAGCGAATCTCCTCGCTGTGCACCTTCCCGGTGTCCGCCCTGCAACCGAGCGGAAACCATACAGCGATCACGCGCAGCGAATTGACGAGGATGCCCTCGACACTCCCCTTCCCGACGAAAACAAGACGGACAGCGTTGACCACTCCAAGGTGGATTCGACCACTGCCACTGCTGCGCGTCCCTCATCGAGCACGGACATCGATGTAGATGCGGAAGTGGCTCAACGTGGAGTAATGCTGAAGGTGCACATTCCCGGCGGTCAGATGACGGCCGTCATGGGGCCGAACGGTTCAGGCAAATCGACGCTGCTGGGGCTGATTTCTGGCACAGTGACTGCGTCCAGCGGTGGAGTCACGTTCTCGCAGCCGTCACCCAGGATCGTCCTACTGCAGCAAAAACCGTTGCTGTTCCCACATATGAGTGTGCTCAAGAACGTGGAGTTCGGGTTGGGTTCGTGCGGAGCGTCGCGCGCCGATGCACGCAGGCGCGCAATGGCTGAGCTGCGGGCGGTGCGAATGGATGGACTGGCGGATCGTCGTTCCACGCAGCTGTCGGGAGGCCAGGCTCAGCGGGCTGCCATTGCCCGCGCCATGGCGTTGGATCCGGACATTGTGCTGCTCGATGAGCCAATGGCCGGGCTGGATGAGCGGTCAGCGCAGTCGGTGCGCACTGAGCTGGAACGCCGCATGCGCACCTCTCCCTTTACCGGCGTGCTGGTAACGCATGATCCAGAGGATGCCGAACAGCTCGCTGATTTCAACGTGCTGATTCGCCACGGCCGTGTCGATCGTGCAGAATCGGTCGACTCCGCTTCCTGA